CAGCCCAGTTTGTTCAGGAACTCCCACATGTTCACTTCCTGAACGTCTCGTACCCGAGAACCAGGACCGCCCCGCCGACGATGACCGCAAGGTTCAGCGTCATCGAGAACCCGTGCAGGCGGGAGAACTCGCGCCGCGCCAGGTCCTCTTCGGGGACCGTTACCCGCGAGATGATCGTTTCGCGAACCTCCGCCATGCGGGGCGCAAGGCCGTACGTGTGGTACAAGAGGATCGCCAGGGAGAAAACGACGATCGCGGTCCCGGCCTGTTGCCGGGCCCC
The nucleotide sequence above comes from Candidatus Deferrimicrobiaceae bacterium. Encoded proteins:
- a CDS encoding DUF4149 domain-containing protein, whose product is MHPIASAVYRLALALWVGGMSVFSFLVTPSIFRTQSSESAGKIVGAIFPVYFRFCLGVAVVALAARAAAGEAFSGARQQAGTAIVVFSLAILLYHTYGLAPRMAEVRETIISRVTVPEEDLARREFSRLHGFSMTLNLAVIVGGAVLVLGYETFRK